The Methylomicrobium lacus LW14 genome window below encodes:
- a CDS encoding SulP family inorganic anion transporter has translation MNMQPGMPPRFGLDALKANWRSDLLAGFFVFLIALPLCLGIAVASGFPPSAGIITAIVGGLLVSRVNGSHVTINGPAAGLIVVILGAVQTLGDGDVLAGYRYTLAAIMLAGALQVLMGVYKAGQYSAFFPPAVVHGMLAGLGIIIIAKQSHVMLGASPEPGSIFATIAQIPHSLLNPDPVIAFIGLSGLAILIFWPWVKHPKLKKVPAPLVVLLTGMGLGQIFGVQHEHWHPFLTDAELQAGHAHAIAPKFLVDIPDDWSSFFQFADYSKALTLEFWGAVISICLVGSLETLLVANAVDKLDPYKRKSDIDRDLAAVGLGNTVAGFIGGLPMIAEIVRSSSNIQYGAKTGWANFFHGLIMLGFVALFPHLIHNIPLASLAALLVYTGFKLASPKTFSQVWAIGAEQLGLFVVTMLGVLATDLLIGVLLGIAVKLGIHIARGVWLENMFKIHFTIEQSGTDTIVVKLLGSALFSNYLPLKKALAGLENGKTLIFDFSNGYLIDHTVMDFIHDFSNDYAAQGGKCREVGHALETFSDHALAARLMTEDDRKK, from the coding sequence ATGAATATGCAACCCGGAATGCCGCCCCGATTCGGCCTGGACGCCCTGAAGGCAAACTGGCGCAGCGACCTGCTCGCCGGTTTTTTTGTGTTTTTGATCGCCTTGCCGTTGTGTCTCGGCATCGCCGTCGCCTCCGGTTTTCCGCCGTCGGCGGGCATTATCACCGCGATCGTCGGCGGCCTCTTGGTTTCGCGGGTGAACGGTTCACATGTGACGATCAACGGCCCGGCGGCGGGCTTGATCGTCGTGATCCTCGGCGCGGTGCAAACGCTCGGCGACGGCGATGTGCTGGCCGGCTACCGTTATACCTTGGCCGCGATCATGCTGGCCGGCGCCTTGCAGGTGCTGATGGGCGTTTACAAGGCCGGCCAGTACAGCGCGTTTTTTCCGCCGGCGGTCGTGCACGGCATGTTGGCGGGTCTCGGCATCATCATCATCGCGAAACAAAGCCATGTGATGCTGGGGGCGAGCCCGGAGCCGGGCAGCATCTTCGCGACGATCGCGCAGATTCCGCACAGCCTGTTGAATCCCGATCCGGTGATCGCCTTCATCGGCCTCAGCGGGTTGGCGATTTTAATTTTCTGGCCTTGGGTCAAGCATCCGAAATTGAAGAAGGTTCCCGCCCCCTTGGTCGTGCTGTTGACCGGTATGGGGCTCGGGCAGATTTTCGGCGTGCAGCATGAACATTGGCATCCCTTCTTGACGGACGCGGAACTCCAGGCCGGCCATGCGCATGCGATTGCGCCGAAATTTCTGGTCGATATTCCGGACGATTGGTCGTCCTTTTTTCAGTTTGCCGATTATTCGAAGGCGCTGACCCTGGAGTTCTGGGGCGCGGTAATCAGCATCTGTCTGGTCGGCAGTCTCGAAACCTTGTTGGTCGCGAATGCGGTAGACAAGCTTGATCCGTATAAGCGCAAATCCGATATCGACCGGGATCTGGCCGCGGTCGGTTTGGGCAATACGGTCGCCGGTTTCATCGGCGGTTTGCCGATGATCGCCGAGATCGTGCGAAGTTCGTCCAATATCCAGTACGGCGCCAAAACCGGCTGGGCCAATTTCTTTCACGGGCTGATTATGTTGGGATTTGTCGCCTTGTTTCCGCATCTGATCCATAACATTCCGCTGGCCTCGTTGGCGGCGCTGCTGGTTTATACCGGTTTCAAGCTGGCCTCGCCGAAGACCTTCAGCCAGGTTTGGGCGATCGGCGCGGAACAGTTGGGCCTGTTCGTGGTGACGATGCTCGGGGTCCTCGCGACCGATCTGCTGATCGGCGTGCTGCTCGGCATCGCGGTCAAACTGGGCATCCACATCGCGCGCGGGGTATGGCTCGAAAATATGTTCAAGATCCATTTCACGATCGAGCAATCAGGGACTGACACGATCGTGGTCAAACTGTTGGGATCGGCGCTGTTCTCGAATTATCTGCCGTTAAAAAAGGCGCTGGCAGGTCTCGAAAATGGCAAGACGCTCATTTTCGATTTCTCGAACGGTTATCTGATCGATCATACCGTGATGGATTTCATCCATGATTTCAGCAACGATTACGCGGCGCAGGGCGGCAAGTGCCGCGAGGTCGGGCATGCGCTGGAGACTTTTTCGGACCACGCCTTGGCCGCGCGGTTGATGACCGAGGATGACAGGAAAAAGTAA
- a CDS encoding di-heme-cytochrome C peroxidase, with protein MMIRLRSFKLNPLSLLFTATVCLLPGLASAASAPVYTDQGKQWTQAARLQYYSQDQGSRLMPLQWFLALKQANGKPFLDDSMSRYGYLPNPDSKTQGLPVGFTVNGNAVGMTCSACHTRQIEVGGKAYRIDGGPAISDFQTFAADLDGAVGHTLNDQPSFDAFAAAVLGGTPSAEQKTRLRKEVETWYLPYHTIMSIALPKDKPWGPARLDAVAMILNRVTGLDIGTAPDHIIKSNIHLADTPVRYPFIWNAPIQDKTQWPGFADNGNGLLGLSRNYGEVLGVFADFYPKKAPGQLLGFDYLKHNSANFDGLKAVENLVKKIGPPAWPWKEGKWAVNAKLAAQGKAIYESPTQTENGGCAGCHGIRDGIPRALNKTWATPLCYVGTDPKEFELFGLTVDTGVLAGAKIPFLEKPLKAKDENAVRVLSMVGMGTLLQYTKSPKTLDLELKAQTKLGLIERLVGDAKAAKDRKVKEITEQLLKKQADLVTSDSALLKGAYQTMQAPPSLRQAGGYACKDKFTDPTPAIAYESRVLQGIWATAPYLHNGSVPTLAALLEPAQNRPVEFKIGPAYDPEKIGLAVEQSKFDYVLKTTDCEGDNIKSGNSRCGHEFGTRLSKQEKAALLEYLKIL; from the coding sequence ATGATGATCCGACTTCGATCCTTCAAGTTGAATCCCCTTTCCCTCCTTTTCACAGCTACGGTTTGCCTGTTGCCCGGCTTGGCAAGCGCCGCATCCGCTCCGGTCTACACCGACCAAGGCAAACAATGGACCCAGGCGGCGCGCCTGCAATATTACTCGCAGGATCAGGGCTCCCGGCTGATGCCTCTGCAATGGTTTCTGGCATTAAAACAGGCGAACGGCAAGCCGTTTTTAGACGACAGCATGTCTCGTTACGGATATCTGCCGAATCCCGACAGTAAGACCCAAGGCCTGCCGGTCGGTTTCACGGTCAACGGCAACGCGGTCGGCATGACCTGTTCCGCCTGCCACACCCGGCAAATCGAGGTAGGCGGCAAGGCCTACCGGATCGACGGGGGGCCTGCAATCTCCGACTTCCAGACCTTTGCAGCCGATTTGGACGGCGCGGTTGGGCATACGCTGAATGATCAGCCGTCCTTCGACGCTTTCGCTGCCGCGGTACTGGGCGGAACGCCTTCGGCCGAGCAAAAAACGCGCTTGCGGAAAGAAGTCGAGACCTGGTACCTGCCTTATCATACGATCATGAGTATCGCCTTACCGAAGGACAAGCCGTGGGGGCCTGCGCGTCTCGATGCGGTTGCGATGATCCTGAACCGGGTGACCGGCCTGGATATCGGCACGGCGCCGGATCATATCATCAAATCCAACATTCACTTGGCCGACACGCCGGTGCGCTATCCGTTCATCTGGAATGCGCCGATTCAGGACAAGACCCAGTGGCCCGGCTTTGCGGACAACGGCAACGGTTTATTGGGGTTGTCGCGCAATTACGGTGAAGTGCTGGGCGTGTTTGCCGATTTTTATCCGAAAAAAGCCCCAGGCCAGCTTCTCGGCTTCGATTATCTGAAACATAATTCGGCCAATTTTGATGGGCTGAAGGCGGTCGAGAATCTGGTCAAAAAGATCGGTCCTCCGGCATGGCCGTGGAAAGAAGGCAAATGGGCGGTCAATGCGAAGTTGGCCGCGCAGGGTAAGGCGATCTATGAAAGCCCGACCCAAACCGAAAACGGCGGCTGCGCCGGGTGCCACGGTATTCGCGACGGGATTCCACGCGCCTTGAACAAGACCTGGGCGACGCCGCTGTGCTATGTCGGCACGGATCCGAAGGAGTTCGAGTTGTTTGGCTTGACGGTCGATACCGGCGTGCTGGCCGGGGCGAAGATACCGTTCCTCGAGAAGCCGCTGAAGGCAAAGGACGAAAATGCGGTCAGAGTCCTGAGCATGGTCGGTATGGGCACCTTGTTGCAGTACACCAAGTCACCGAAAACGCTGGATCTGGAGTTGAAGGCACAAACCAAATTAGGCTTGATCGAGCGTCTGGTCGGCGATGCAAAAGCTGCCAAAGACCGCAAAGTCAAGGAAATTACCGAGCAGTTGCTGAAAAAACAGGCGGATCTGGTGACTTCGGACAGCGCGTTGCTGAAAGGCGCCTATCAGACCATGCAGGCGCCTCCGAGCTTGCGGCAGGCCGGGGGGTATGCCTGTAAGGACAAGTTCACCGATCCGACTCCGGCTATTGCTTACGAATCCCGTGTCTTGCAGGGCATCTGGGCGACCGCGCCTTACCTGCACAACGGTTCGGTGCCGACGCTGGCGGCATTGTTGGAGCCGGCGCAGAATCGGCCCGTCGAATTTAAGATCGGCCCCGCCTATGACCCTGAAAAAATCGGACTCGCGGTCGAGCAAAGCAAATTCGATTATGTCTTGAAGACGACCGATTGCGAAGGCGACAACATCAAATCCGGCAACAGCCGCTGCGGCCATGAATTCGGTACCCGGCTGTCGAAACAGGAAAAAGCCGCGTTGTTGGAATATTTGAAGATTCTGTAA
- the glyQ gene encoding glycine--tRNA ligase subunit alpha codes for MASSNYDVSTFQGLILALQEYWAKQGCVLLQPLDQEVGAGTFHPATFLRAIGPEPWNTAYVQPSRRPTDGRFGENPNRLQHYYQYQVLMKPSPDNIQELYLGSLRTLGFDLLEHDIRFVEDNWESPTLGAWGLGWEVWLNGMEVTQFTYFQQVGGLECRPVTGEITYGLERLAMYLQGVKSVYDLVWARTPHGVVTYGDVFHQNEVEMSSFNFDHANVDFLFKCFDTYEQECQKLIQANLPLPAYEMVLKASHTFNLLDARHAISVTERQRYILRVRNLAKSVAEAYYQRRESLGFPMLAGQGESR; via the coding sequence GTGGCGAGTTCGAATTACGATGTATCGACATTTCAGGGACTGATTCTGGCCCTACAGGAATACTGGGCCAAGCAGGGTTGCGTCTTGTTGCAGCCTTTGGATCAGGAAGTGGGGGCGGGGACTTTTCATCCGGCGACTTTTCTTCGGGCGATCGGGCCCGAGCCTTGGAATACCGCCTATGTGCAGCCTTCGCGCCGGCCGACCGACGGGCGTTTCGGCGAAAACCCGAACCGCTTGCAGCATTATTATCAGTATCAGGTGCTGATGAAGCCGTCGCCTGACAACATTCAGGAGCTCTATCTCGGCTCCCTGCGCACTCTGGGCTTCGATCTGCTCGAACACGACATCCGCTTCGTCGAGGACAATTGGGAATCGCCGACTTTGGGCGCCTGGGGGCTCGGCTGGGAAGTCTGGCTGAACGGCATGGAAGTGACGCAGTTTACTTATTTCCAGCAGGTCGGCGGGCTCGAATGCCGGCCGGTGACCGGCGAAATCACCTACGGCCTGGAACGGCTCGCGATGTATTTGCAGGGCGTCAAGAGCGTGTACGATCTGGTCTGGGCACGGACGCCGCACGGCGTCGTGACCTATGGCGACGTGTTTCATCAGAACGAGGTCGAAATGTCCTCGTTCAATTTCGACCATGCGAACGTCGATTTCCTGTTCAAATGTTTCGACACCTACGAACAGGAATGCCAGAAATTGATCCAGGCGAACCTGCCGCTGCCGGCCTATGAAATGGTGCTGAAGGCGTCGCATACGTTCAACCTGCTCGATGCGCGCCATGCGATCTCGGTCACCGAGCGCCAGCGTTATATCTTGCGGGTCAGAAATTTGGCCAAATCGGTCGCCGAGGCTTACTACCAGCGCCGGGAGTCGCTGGGCTTCCCGATGCTGGCAGGACAGGGAGAATCACGATGA
- the glyS gene encoding glycine--tRNA ligase subunit beta — MSDTKHLLFELGSEELPPKTLLNLAQALQNGIVAGLNEAGLAFSGSQFYATPRRLAVWVENLETAQPNKTVEKRGPALQAAYAPDGSPSKAALGFAASCGTTFEQLQELNTDKGAWLSYTQEIEGQATEKLIPDIIRKSLAALPIAKRMRWGNFTTEFVRPVHWAVLLFGEHVIETEILGLTTGRATQGHRFHAPEQLTITSPEAYVQTLHEQGRVIADFDARKVIIRDAANKAAAQVGGIAHIEDDLLEEVAALNEWPVPVTGNFDPRFLELPAEVLITTMQTNQKYFPVKNRDGALLPHFITFSNIESKRPESIQRGNERVITPRLTDAEFFWKQDRKKPLAERVLSMSSIVFQEKLGTVADKTERVIKLAEVIANLLHANVEHAKRAALLAKADLLTDMVGEFGNLQGIMGRYYALADGEPAEVALAIEEHYLPKQSGGPTPGSVTGQIVALADKIDTLCGIFSAALIPTGDKDPYALRRAAIGVLRIIIENRLPLNIRDLIDFALYQFTHAFDVDATRVAVTEFVFDRLKGYCLDQGYTSDEFEAVLSVNPSEPLDFIQRLAAVKTFRQLPEAESLAAANKRIRNILKKSETAPAASVGALAEAQEQRLLEAANAAGEAIKPLLAQRDYQGTLNRLAQLEPVVNDFFDHVMVMCDDLELRANRLALLTLLSEQFLTCADISKLQS, encoded by the coding sequence ATGAGCGATACTAAACATTTACTTTTCGAATTGGGCTCGGAAGAGCTGCCGCCGAAGACTTTGTTGAATCTGGCCCAGGCGCTGCAAAACGGCATCGTCGCCGGATTGAACGAGGCCGGATTGGCCTTTTCCGGCAGCCAGTTTTATGCGACGCCGCGGCGCCTCGCGGTATGGGTCGAAAATCTCGAGACCGCGCAGCCGAACAAGACGGTCGAAAAACGCGGCCCGGCCTTGCAGGCGGCCTATGCGCCGGACGGCAGCCCGAGCAAGGCGGCGTTGGGTTTTGCGGCCAGCTGCGGCACCACCTTCGAGCAATTGCAGGAACTGAATACCGACAAGGGCGCCTGGCTGTCCTACACCCAGGAGATCGAAGGGCAAGCCACCGAAAAGCTGATTCCGGACATCATCCGCAAGAGCCTGGCCGCCTTGCCGATCGCGAAACGAATGCGCTGGGGCAATTTTACGACCGAATTCGTCAGACCGGTGCATTGGGCCGTGCTGTTGTTCGGCGAGCACGTGATCGAGACCGAGATTCTGGGCCTGACGACCGGCCGCGCGACGCAGGGCCACCGTTTTCATGCGCCGGAACAATTGACGATCACGAGCCCCGAAGCCTACGTCCAAACGCTGCATGAACAGGGCCGGGTGATCGCCGACTTCGACGCCAGAAAGGTGATCATCCGCGACGCCGCGAATAAGGCGGCAGCGCAGGTCGGCGGCATTGCGCATATCGAGGACGATCTGCTCGAAGAAGTCGCCGCGCTGAATGAGTGGCCGGTGCCGGTGACCGGTAATTTCGATCCGCGCTTCCTGGAACTGCCGGCCGAAGTGTTGATCACGACGATGCAGACCAACCAGAAATATTTTCCGGTCAAGAACCGGGACGGCGCCTTGCTGCCGCATTTCATCACCTTCAGCAATATCGAAAGCAAGCGTCCCGAATCAATCCAGCGCGGCAACGAGCGGGTAATCACTCCGCGTCTGACCGACGCCGAATTTTTCTGGAAGCAGGACCGCAAGAAGCCTCTCGCCGAGCGTGTGTTGAGCATGTCCAGCATCGTATTCCAGGAAAAACTCGGCACCGTCGCGGACAAGACCGAACGGGTAATCAAGCTGGCCGAGGTGATCGCGAATCTGCTGCACGCCAATGTCGAACACGCGAAGCGCGCCGCCTTGCTCGCGAAAGCCGATCTCTTGACCGACATGGTCGGCGAATTCGGCAATCTGCAAGGCATCATGGGCCGCTATTATGCGCTCGCGGACGGCGAGCCGGCCGAGGTCGCTTTGGCGATCGAAGAGCATTATTTGCCGAAACAGTCAGGCGGTCCGACGCCGGGCAGCGTGACCGGTCAGATTGTCGCGCTGGCCGACAAGATCGACACCTTGTGCGGCATTTTCAGCGCCGCCCTGATTCCGACCGGCGACAAGGACCCTTATGCACTCCGGCGCGCGGCGATCGGCGTGCTGCGCATCATCATCGAAAACCGTCTGCCGCTGAACATCCGCGATCTGATCGATTTTGCGCTGTACCAGTTTACCCATGCCTTCGATGTCGATGCGACGCGTGTTGCGGTCACCGAATTCGTGTTCGACCGGCTGAAAGGCTACTGTCTGGATCAGGGCTACACGTCCGACGAGTTCGAGGCGGTCCTCTCGGTCAATCCGTCCGAGCCGCTCGACTTCATCCAGCGCCTGGCCGCGGTCAAGACCTTCAGGCAGTTGCCGGAGGCCGAAAGCCTCGCGGCCGCGAACAAACGCATCCGCAATATCCTGAAAAAATCGGAAACCGCGCCGGCTGCAAGCGTCGGCGCGCTGGCCGAAGCGCAGGAACAGCGCTTGCTGGAAGCCGCCAATGCGGCCGGCGAAGCGATCAAGCCTTTGCTGGCGCAGCGGGATTATCAGGGCACGTTGAACCGGCTCGCGCAGCTTGAACCGGTGGTCAATGACTTTTTCGACCATGTGATGGTGATGTGCGACGATCTCGAATTGCGCGCAAACCGTCTGGCGTTATTGACGCTGCTGTCCGAACAGTTTTTGACCTGCGCGGATATTTCGAAATTGCAGTCTTGA
- the gmhB gene encoding D-glycero-beta-D-manno-heptose 1,7-bisphosphate 7-phosphatase, giving the protein MTRNRYVLLDRDGVINEDSDQFIKSPDEWRPIPGSLEAIALLHAKGFKVAVITNQSGIARGLLDRAMLDKIHQKMLRLVAENGGAIEAIYFCPHGPENGCDCRKPKPGLLLAFAAEHQVDLHDAVLIGDSLRDIQAAEAAGARAILVKTGKGRKTLNANPDLKIPVFDNLYDAANSLVSGQ; this is encoded by the coding sequence ATGACTCGAAACCGTTATGTTTTGCTCGACCGGGACGGCGTGATCAACGAGGATTCCGACCAGTTCATCAAATCGCCGGATGAATGGCGGCCGATTCCGGGCAGCCTGGAGGCGATTGCGCTGCTGCATGCGAAAGGCTTCAAGGTCGCGGTGATCACGAATCAATCCGGCATCGCGCGCGGCCTGCTCGATCGGGCGATGCTCGATAAGATCCATCAAAAGATGCTCCGCTTGGTGGCCGAAAACGGCGGCGCGATCGAAGCGATTTATTTTTGTCCGCATGGGCCGGAGAACGGTTGCGACTGCCGCAAACCGAAACCGGGGTTGCTTCTGGCATTTGCGGCCGAGCATCAGGTCGACCTGCACGATGCGGTGCTGATCGGCGATTCGCTGCGCGACATTCAGGCCGCCGAAGCGGCCGGCGCGCGGGCTATCCTGGTTAAGACCGGCAAGGGCCGGAAAACGCTGAACGCCAACCCCGATTTGAAGATTCCAGTATTCGATAATTTATATGACGCTGCAAACTCCCTCGTCTCGGGACAATAA
- a CDS encoding lysophospholipid acyltransferase family protein, giving the protein MTLQTPSSRDNNFKVYFGSTLLFLGMTLSLFVICPLVVLAIVLPFRMRYRIAGLWVKWVLWLAKVCCGIDYQVEGMEHIDPSRTSIVLSKHQSAWETLAYREFLPMHSVLLKQSLLWLPIWGWAMAMLKPIAIDRKNQRAALRKLLDKGGESLKSGLWVLIFPEGTRTAPGESKKFSAGGALLAQQSGYPVVPIAHNAGVYWPRYSFLKYPGTIKVKIGPPIESKGRKAAEINAEAEAWISDAMKEIGN; this is encoded by the coding sequence ATGACGCTGCAAACTCCCTCGTCTCGGGACAATAACTTTAAGGTTTATTTCGGTTCGACGCTGCTGTTTCTCGGCATGACGTTGTCGCTGTTTGTGATCTGCCCGCTGGTGGTGCTGGCGATCGTACTGCCTTTCCGGATGCGTTACCGGATCGCCGGGCTCTGGGTCAAATGGGTGCTGTGGCTCGCGAAAGTCTGCTGCGGCATCGACTATCAAGTCGAGGGCATGGAGCATATCGATCCAAGCCGCACTTCGATCGTTCTGAGCAAGCATCAGTCGGCCTGGGAAACGCTCGCTTATCGCGAATTTTTGCCGATGCATTCGGTCTTGTTGAAACAGTCCCTGCTTTGGCTGCCGATCTGGGGCTGGGCGATGGCGATGCTGAAACCGATCGCGATCGATCGCAAAAATCAGCGCGCGGCGCTACGCAAGTTGCTCGACAAAGGCGGCGAAAGTTTAAAATCCGGGCTGTGGGTGCTCATTTTTCCCGAAGGCACCCGTACCGCGCCCGGCGAAAGCAAAAAATTCAGTGCCGGCGGCGCGCTGCTGGCGCAGCAATCCGGTTATCCGGTGGTGCCGATTGCGCATAATGCCGGCGTTTATTGGCCACGCTACAGTTTTTTGAAATATCCCGGCACGATCAAGGTCAAAATCGGCCCGCCGATCGAAAGCAAGGGCCGCAAGGCCGCCGAGATCAATGCCGAGGCCGAGGCCTGGATTAGCGATGCGATGAAGGAAATAGGAAATTAG
- a CDS encoding SPOR domain-containing protein has protein sequence MTEPANKKSKEGRYRLDSNLIEVEVEPVVEPLTDLDSDEDAIDRLLINTGFDAETDFFSAENLDPDAWDKPLAAYDTRTVEFDALSDDPILATRQTGDDETIEPVDLGSPIADIELTPAPLQQETASVDALIEKAEPVPAEDDGFWAPDDPEAEFNEFSHAAFNLDEAIEPVNLDSPVAGINPTEAAVIDNAPFAFSAALFEPSAPAAETEPEPHRAWQGPRDDAAPIAAAIAPPAENGGDHTPLTDALLEQAIPPEVPADWSRSLSLQEATGRQLAILEGKTRNAGRLSLVALALSLTALCAALTLGYLNVQTRAELSKLKTMTAILEEDMGGLSEKAGSNNPTEEDSEAAPSHFSEEPEPRTENKAIAAPPTAATEPAPAELAPKPALVSKDASPPVRKIQTPKPALNMARAKASEKPAASASGAKWTVNLAAFRAIADARKKAAEFQRKGIAVKVMKVDIQHATWYRLAVPGFKTKEAASAHSTKLKKLLRLNSIWVAAL, from the coding sequence ATGACAGAGCCAGCCAACAAAAAGTCTAAAGAAGGGCGCTACCGCCTCGACTCGAACCTCATCGAGGTCGAAGTCGAACCGGTCGTCGAGCCGTTGACCGACCTGGACAGCGACGAAGACGCGATCGATCGGTTGCTGATCAATACGGGGTTCGATGCCGAAACAGATTTTTTTTCAGCGGAAAACCTGGACCCGGATGCATGGGACAAGCCGCTAGCTGCCTACGATACTCGGACTGTCGAATTTGACGCGTTAAGCGATGACCCGATATTGGCTACGCGGCAAACCGGCGATGACGAGACTATCGAACCTGTCGACCTGGGCTCACCGATTGCCGACATCGAGTTAACCCCGGCGCCATTGCAACAGGAAACCGCAAGCGTTGACGCGCTGATTGAAAAGGCCGAACCTGTGCCTGCCGAAGATGACGGTTTTTGGGCGCCTGATGACCCTGAGGCCGAATTCAACGAATTCAGTCATGCTGCTTTCAACTTAGACGAAGCGATTGAGCCTGTCAACCTGGACTCACCCGTTGCCGGCATCAACCCGACTGAGGCAGCGGTCATCGATAACGCGCCGTTTGCATTTTCTGCTGCGCTTTTCGAACCGTCTGCCCCCGCGGCCGAGACGGAGCCCGAACCGCATCGCGCCTGGCAGGGCCCCAGGGACGATGCGGCTCCGATCGCGGCGGCGATTGCCCCCCCTGCCGAAAACGGCGGCGATCACACACCGCTCACGGACGCCCTGCTGGAACAAGCCATCCCCCCTGAGGTCCCGGCCGATTGGAGCCGCTCGCTCTCGCTGCAGGAAGCTACCGGGCGGCAATTGGCGATTCTCGAAGGCAAAACCAGAAACGCCGGGCGCCTGTCTTTGGTAGCGCTCGCTTTGTCCCTGACCGCGCTGTGCGCGGCGCTGACGCTCGGCTATCTGAATGTCCAGACGCGTGCCGAGCTGAGCAAACTCAAGACGATGACGGCCATCCTTGAAGAAGATATGGGCGGCTTGAGCGAAAAAGCGGGCAGCAACAACCCTACGGAGGAGGACAGCGAGGCGGCGCCAAGCCATTTTTCCGAAGAACCGGAGCCAAGGACGGAAAACAAAGCCATTGCCGCGCCGCCAACGGCGGCAACCGAGCCCGCACCGGCAGAGCTAGCCCCGAAGCCGGCCTTGGTCAGCAAAGACGCTTCGCCACCCGTGCGCAAAATTCAGACACCCAAGCCCGCGCTTAACATGGCGCGAGCCAAAGCTTCGGAAAAACCGGCCGCTAGCGCAAGCGGCGCCAAGTGGACGGTCAATCTGGCGGCCTTCAGAGCCATAGCCGATGCCAGAAAAAAAGCCGCGGAATTCCAGCGCAAAGGCATAGCGGTCAAAGTGATGAAAGTCGATATCCAGCATGCGACCTGGTACCGGCTTGCCGTGCCCGGCTTCAAAACCAAGGAAGCCGCCAGCGCGCATTCGACGAAATTAAAGAAATTGCTGCGCCTGAACTCGATTTGGGTCGCGGCTCTTTAA
- a CDS encoding glycine cleavage system protein R, whose protein sequence is MQLAITVLGHNRNYFVAEILSTIRDCKCSILEIRYTRLKQVDAAHLLVQGNWNQIAKFENLLDALQKRLEIQIQMLRPEHEPHEKEFLPYSLETLSVDRDNIIESVSTFLTMHGIEIEEVSGSSYQAPYIATSVFSTKFIVLIPPEVRLLSLREEFLDFCDQLNIDAILEPIKR, encoded by the coding sequence ATGCAATTAGCCATTACCGTATTAGGACATAATCGGAACTATTTTGTTGCCGAAATATTATCCACCATCCGCGATTGTAAATGCAGTATTTTGGAAATCCGCTACACTCGCCTGAAACAGGTGGATGCGGCTCATTTGTTGGTACAGGGCAACTGGAATCAAATCGCCAAATTTGAGAACCTGTTGGATGCCTTGCAAAAACGGCTTGAAATTCAAATTCAGATGCTCCGGCCCGAGCATGAGCCTCATGAAAAAGAATTTCTGCCTTATTCGCTCGAAACCTTGTCGGTGGACCGCGACAATATTATCGAGTCGGTCTCAACGTTTTTAACGATGCACGGGATCGAAATCGAGGAAGTCTCGGGCAGTTCCTATCAGGCGCCCTATATCGCGACTTCGGTATTCTCGACCAAATTTATCGTGCTGATCCCGCCGGAAGTCCGTTTGCTGTCGCTGCGCGAAGAATTTCTGGATTTTTGCGATCAACTGAATATCGATGCGATTCTTGAACCGATTAAACGTTAG
- a CDS encoding peroxiredoxin: MTVLTLGSVAPDLEISCTGGKTLRLSDFKGKNIVLYFYPKDNTPGCTQEGRDFRDLSERFAVLNTVIFGVSRDSVKMHEGFKCKQEFPFELLSDPDEALCGLFDVIKMKSLYGKQVRGIERSTFLFDSRGNLVREWRKVKVKEHAQEVLLAVEGLS; this comes from the coding sequence ATGACCGTTTTGACACTCGGCAGCGTGGCGCCCGACCTTGAAATCTCGTGTACCGGCGGCAAGACGCTCCGCTTGAGCGATTTTAAGGGAAAAAACATCGTGCTGTATTTTTATCCGAAAGACAATACGCCCGGCTGTACCCAGGAAGGCCGCGATTTTCGCGATCTGAGCGAACGCTTTGCCGTGCTGAATACGGTCATATTCGGCGTTTCGCGCGATTCGGTCAAAATGCACGAAGGCTTTAAATGCAAGCAGGAGTTTCCGTTCGAACTGCTTTCCGATCCCGATGAAGCCCTCTGCGGCCTGTTCGATGTGATCAAGATGAAGTCACTGTATGGCAAGCAGGTGCGCGGCATCGAGCGCAGCACGTTTTTGTTCGATAGCCGGGGCAATCTGGTGCGCGAATGGCGCAAGGTGAAGGTCAAGGAGCATGCGCAGGAAGTGCTGCTGGCGGTCGAGGGTTTGAGCTGA